In Notolabrus celidotus isolate fNotCel1 chromosome 22, fNotCel1.pri, whole genome shotgun sequence, one genomic interval encodes:
- the LOC117806682 gene encoding kelch-like protein 28: MDQQDQSYMFASLKRPHSEQLLQGLQLLRQDHELCDIVLRVGDAKIHAHKVVLASISPYFKAMFTGNLSEKETSEVEFQCIDETALQAIVEYAYTGTVFISQETVESLLPAANLLQVKLVLKECCSFLESQLDAGNCIGISRFAETYGCHELCLAATKFICENFEEVCQTEEFFELTRAELDEIVSNDCLKVVTEETVFYALESWIKYDVTERQQHLAQLLHCVRLPLLSVKFLTRLYEANHLIRDDHACKHLLNEALKYHFMPEHRLSYQTVLSARPRCAPKVLLAVGGKAGLFATLESMEMYFPQTDSWIGLAPLSVPRYEFGVAVLDHKVYVVGGIATHMRQGISYRRHESTVESWDPESNTWSTVERMAECRSTLGVVVLAGELYALGGYDGQYYLQSVEKYVPKLKEWQPVAPMTKSRSCFATAVLDGMVYAIGGYGPAHMNSVERYDPSKDAWEMVAPMADKRINFGVGVMLGFIFVVGGHNGVSHLSSIERYDPHQNQWTACRPMNEPRTGVGSAIVDNYLYVVGGHSGSSYLNTVQRYDPISDSWLDSSGMMYCRCNFGLTAL, encoded by the exons ATGGACCAGCAAGACCAGTCCTATATGTTTGCCAGTCTGAAACGGCCTCACtcagaacagctgctgcaagGCCTCCAGCTCTTGCGGCAGGATCATGAACTATGTGACATCGTCCTGCGTGTGGGTGATGCCAAGATCCATGCCCACAAAGTAGTTCTGGCCAGCATCAGCCCATACTTTAAGGCCATGTTCACAGGTAACCTGTCAGAAAAGGAGACATCTGAGGTGGAATTCCAATGCATTGATGAGACTGCATTACAG GCCATTGTGGAGTATGCCTACACTGGGACTGTGTTTATCTCCCAAGAAACAGTGGAATCTCTGCTACCAGCTGCCAACTTACTCCAGGTTAAGCTAGTACTAAAGGAGTGCTGCTCCTTTTTAGAAAGCCAGTTGGATGCTGGGAACTGTATAGGCATTTCCCGCTTTGCAGAGACGTATGGCTGTCATGAACTGTGCCTAGCTGCAACTAAGTTCATCTGTGAGAACTTTGAGGAGGTTTGTCAAACAGAGGAGTTTTTTGAACTGACAAGAGCAGAGTTGGATGAAATTGTGTCCAATGACTGCTTAAAGGTGGTCACAGAGGAGACTGTGTTTTACGCTTTGGAGTCATGGATCAAATATGATGTAACTGAGAGACAGCAGCATCTTGCTCAGCTGCTGCACTGTGTCCGCCTTCCACTCCTCAGCGTCAAATTTCTCACCCGCCTATATGAAGCCAACCACCTTATACGAGATGACCACGCATGCAAGCACCTGCTCAACGAGGCCCTCAAATATCATTTTATGCCTGAGCACCGGCTCTCCTATCAGACTGTGTTGTCAGCAAGGCCCAGGTGTGCCCCAAAGGTGCTGCTGGCCGTGGGAGGCAAGGCTGGACTGTTTGCAACGTTAGAAAg catgGAAATGTATTTCCCTCAGACAGACTCATGGATAGGACTGGCCCCTCTAAGTGTACCCCGGTATGAATTTGGAGTGGCAGTGCTGGACCACAAAGTGTATGTGGTAGGAGGCATCGCCACTCACATGAGACAAGGCATTAGCTATCGGAGACACGAGAGCACAGTGGAAAGCTGGGACCCTGAAAGCAACACCTGGTCCACTGTGGAGCGTATGGCTGAGTGCCGTAGCACGTTAGGGGTGGTGGTACTGGCTGGTGAACTGTACGCCCTCGGAGGCTATGACGGCCAGTATTACCTCCAGTCGGTGGAGAAATATGTCCCCAAGTTGAAGGAGTGGCAGCCTGTGGCACCCATGACGAAGTCCCGCAGCTGCTTTGCCACGGCTGTGCTGGATGGCATGGTGTACGCTATTGGAGGCTATGGCCCGGCCCATATGAACAG TGTGGAGCGGTACGACCCCAGCAAGGATGCCTGGGAAATGGTAGCCCCCATGGCAGACAAGAGGATCAACTTTGGAGTAGGCGTCATGCTCGGCTTCATATTCGTGGTCGGGGGACACAACGGAGTGTCACACCTGTCCAGTATCGAGCGGTATGATCCACACCAGAACCAGTGGACAGCATGTCGGCCAATGAATGAACCACGCACCG GTGTTGGTTCTGCCATCGTGGACAACTACCTCTATGTGGTAGGAGGTCACTCTGGGTCATCCTACCTGAACACTGTCCAGCGTTATGACCCTATCTCAGACAGCTGGTTGGACTCTAGTGGCATGATGTATTGTCGTTGCAACTTTGGTCTGACTGCCCTTTGA